One part of the Planctomycetota bacterium genome encodes these proteins:
- a CDS encoding efflux RND transporter permease subunit, with translation IVVDDAIVVVENTARLIEEEGLNAKDAARKSMKEITGPVIATTLVLLAVFIPTAVLPGITGQLYRQFGVTLSIATVLSSINALTLSPALCGILLRKQTRRPLVLFRWFNAVLGVGTAAYTWTVRRSLRLSLLTVVAFLGMVAGVFGLLRATPTGFIPLEDQKYFFVNVQLPPASKEARTDEVMRQAEQQILDTPGVAGVVSIGGFSLLTGAAEPNSGTCVIILDQWEDRTTPETSIESIIGSLSAKLSEMPEAIIFPFRPPSIQGLGNSGGFEIQIQDRAAVGLDLLEDVTNDIIDSSVDSGQITNPFTAFSVRTPKLFVDIDRVKAQRLGVPLETVFATLSGNLGSAYVNDFNAFGRVYQVRMQSEPQFRQNPSDILLLELRDAQGDTLPMSSIAKVNEVIGPSTVYRYNLYASASISGEAAAGVSTGQALAQMERLAEAELPEGLGYEWTGTALQQKRAGNAAPIAFALSIIFVYLFLAAQYESWVLPITIMATIPIGILGALAATLLRDLDNNVYTQIGLVLMVALVCKNAILIVEFAEQLRRGGKPVAQATVEAATLRFRPILMTALSFVLGTAPLLIATGAGANGRQSIGTAVFGGMALATLIGVLFIPVLYGLIRRIVRGKTSPA, from the coding sequence ATCGTCGTCGACGACGCCATCGTGGTCGTCGAAAACACTGCACGACTCATCGAAGAAGAAGGCCTGAACGCCAAAGACGCCGCTCGCAAGTCCATGAAAGAGATCACCGGCCCGGTGATCGCGACCACCCTCGTGCTCCTCGCTGTCTTTATCCCCACCGCTGTGCTCCCGGGCATCACCGGCCAGCTCTACCGGCAGTTCGGTGTCACCCTCTCGATCGCAACGGTCCTGTCCAGCATCAACGCGCTCACCCTCAGCCCGGCGCTCTGCGGCATCCTCCTCCGCAAGCAGACCCGCAGGCCCCTCGTGCTCTTCCGCTGGTTCAACGCTGTGCTCGGCGTCGGAACCGCGGCCTACACCTGGACCGTCCGGAGGTCCCTCCGGCTCTCACTGCTCACCGTCGTCGCGTTCCTCGGCATGGTCGCCGGCGTCTTCGGCCTGCTCCGCGCGACCCCGACCGGCTTCATCCCCCTCGAGGACCAGAAGTACTTCTTCGTCAATGTCCAGCTCCCGCCGGCCTCGAAAGAAGCACGCACCGACGAGGTCATGCGTCAGGCCGAGCAGCAGATCCTCGACACACCGGGCGTCGCCGGCGTCGTCTCCATCGGCGGGTTCTCCCTCCTCACCGGCGCCGCCGAACCCAACAGCGGCACCTGCGTGATCATCCTCGATCAGTGGGAAGACCGAACAACCCCGGAAACCTCGATCGAGTCGATCATCGGCAGCCTCTCCGCCAAGCTCTCGGAGATGCCCGAGGCGATCATCTTCCCCTTCCGCCCCCCATCCATCCAGGGGCTCGGCAACTCCGGCGGGTTCGAGATCCAGATCCAAGACCGGGCCGCCGTCGGCCTCGATCTGCTCGAAGACGTCACCAACGACATCATCGACAGCTCCGTTGACTCCGGCCAGATCACCAACCCGTTCACAGCCTTCAGCGTCCGCACGCCAAAGCTCTTCGTCGATATCGACCGCGTCAAAGCCCAGCGTCTCGGCGTCCCGCTCGAGACGGTCTTCGCCACGCTCTCCGGCAACCTCGGCTCCGCCTATGTCAACGACTTCAACGCCTTCGGCCGCGTCTACCAGGTCCGCATGCAGAGCGAGCCGCAGTTCCGGCAGAACCCGAGCGATATCCTGCTCCTCGAGCTCCGCGACGCGCAGGGCGACACCCTCCCGATGTCCTCGATCGCCAAGGTCAACGAGGTCATCGGCCCGTCCACCGTCTACCGCTACAACCTCTACGCCTCCGCCTCGATCTCGGGCGAAGCCGCCGCCGGCGTCAGCACGGGACAGGCACTCGCACAGATGGAACGACTCGCCGAAGCCGAACTGCCCGAGGGACTCGGCTACGAATGGACCGGCACAGCCCTCCAGCAAAAACGGGCCGGCAACGCGGCCCCGATCGCCTTCGCGCTCTCGATCATCTTCGTCTATCTTTTCCTCGCCGCCCAGTACGAGAGCTGGGTGCTCCCGATCACCATCATGGCGACGATCCCCATCGGCATCCTCGGCGCACTCGCCGCGACGCTGCTGCGAGACCTGGACAACAACGTCTACACACAGATCGGGCTCGTGCTCATGGTCGCACTGGTCTGCAAAAACGCGATCCTGATCGTCGAATTCGCCGAGCAACTCCGGCGCGGCGGCAAGCCGGTCGCCCAAGCCACCGTCGAAGCGGCGACCCTCCGCTTCCGGCCGATCCTCATGACCGCCCTCTCGTTCGTCCTCGGCACCGCCCCACTCCTGATCGCCACCGGCGCCGGTGCCAACGGCCGCCAATCCATCGGCACCGCCGTCTTCGGCGGCATGGCCCTGGCCACACTCATCGGCGTGCTGTTCATCCCCGTGCTCTACGGCCTGATCCGACGCATCGTCCGCGGCAAAACATCACCAGCCTGA
- a CDS encoding ATP-binding protein: MIRSPSTPPPASFLEAARARKKVTVSSVRPVELAKLPTGVSVGAVNALKFTDEGTIAVGIRSTAAGEGGYRFRIDVADMGIGMTPEQLGRVQRYDPFVQADSTHTRRFGGTGFGLSISRSLSRSRYAIYATLTLSFSLMRNRCFRGEFVRWARYLMWYPMPAAAAKHNFGTRCFRLGPCSAIDGYNPIAQEQSRA, translated from the coding sequence GTGATCCGCTCGCCCTCCACGCCGCCGCCCGCTTCCTTCCTGGAGGCTGCCCGCGCGAGAAAGAAAGTGACGGTCTCGTCGGTGAGACCGGTGGAGCTGGCGAAGCTGCCGACGGGTGTCAGTGTCGGTGCCGTGAACGCGCTGAAGTTCACCGACGAGGGAACGATCGCGGTGGGTATCCGGTCGACGGCTGCGGGCGAGGGGGGCTACCGGTTCCGCATCGATGTGGCTGATATGGGGATCGGCATGACCCCGGAGCAACTCGGGCGTGTGCAGCGGTACGACCCGTTCGTCCAGGCCGACTCGACGCACACCCGACGCTTCGGGGGGACCGGTTTCGGTCTGAGCATCTCGCGCTCGCTGAGCCGCTCGCGGTACGCGATCTATGCGACCTTGACCCTGAGCTTTTCCTTGATGCGGAACCGGTGTTTCCGTGGGGAGTTTGTCCGGTGGGCTCGGTATCTGATGTGGTACCCGATGCCCGCCGCGGCGGCAAAGCACAACTTTGGCACTCGCTGTTTCCGATTGGGCCCATGCTCTGCCATCGATGGGTACAATCCGATAGCTCAAGAGCAATCTCGGGCATGA